From the genome of Paludisphaera mucosa:
TGTAAGCGGGTCAGGGGGGCGACGCGGTGCTGGCCGTCGTCGCAATTAGGGGCCGGCGCCAACCCCTGCCGTATCCACAGAGTATATCAATCATATCAAATATTCAAGCGGATTTTGATAAATTGACATTCTAAATCGAACGCAGTTCGAAATCGTGTCGAGGGCCGCCAGCCGGCCGGTCGAGGCGAGGCCGCCGTCCCGGGCCGTCAGCGGCCCGCCCGGGGCGCGGCGGCGGTGGGGAGCGATTGCAGGAGCATGTCGACGTCGACGGGCTTGACGAGGTAGCCGTCGAAGCCGGCCTGCTTCGCCCGGCGGACGTCCTCCTCCCGGCCGTAGCCCGAGACCGCGTAGAGCGCGACCCGGCCGCCGAAGCGGCCGCGGAGCCGCGCGGCCAGCTCGTAGCCGTCCATGCCGGGCAGGCCGATGTCGAGGACCGCGACCGCGGGGAGGTCGGCCTCGGCCGCCGCGAGCGCGGCGGGGCCGTCGTGGGCGGTCCGGACGTCGAAGCCGCGTTCCCGCAGGAGCCGGGCGAGGCCCGACACGCCGTCGACGTTGTCGTCGACGAGCAGGATGCGGCCGCCGGCGGGCGGGCGCGAGGGGGGGGCCGCGACGGCCGGCGCCGGGGCCTCGGCCGCCTCGCGGGCCAGGGGGAGCCGGACGGTGAAGGCGCTGCCGCGGCCCAGGCCGGCGCTCTCGGCGGCGACGTCGCCGCCGTGCAGCTCCACGAGCCGCCGCACCAGCGTCAGGCCGATGCCGAGGCCGCCGTGCGAGCGGGCGATCGAGTCGTCGACCTGGCCGAACAGCTCGAAGATCCGCCCCAGGTCTCCCGGGGCGATGCCGATGCCGTCGTCCTCGACGCGGAGCGTCGCACGGCCCCCCTCGGCCCGGGCGACGATCGCGATCCGGCCCGACGCGTCGGTGTACTTGGACGCGTTCGCGAGCAGGTTGACCAGGACCTGCTCCAGCCGCGTCGGGTCGGCGTCGACGGGGAGCGGGCCCTCGTCGAGGGCCAGGTCGAGCGCCTGCGACTTGGCGGCGAGCTGGGGCCGGACGGCCTGGGCGGCGCGCTCGACGACGACGCGGGCGTCGAGGGCCTCCTTGCGCAGCTCGATCTTCCCCAGGCTGATCCGCGAGACGTCGAGCAGGTCGTCGACCAGGTGCGCGAGCTGGCGGCCCTGGCGGTCGACGACGTCCAGGGCCCAGCCCCGGCCCGACGCCTCGTCGGGGGCCAGGCGGGCGACCCGCGCCGCGTTGGCGATGGCGGACAGGGGGTTGCGCAGCTCGTGGGCGAGCGTGGCCAGGAACTCGTCCTTGCGGCGGTCGGCCTCGCGGAGGGCCTCCTCGGCGCGGCGCAGCTCGGTGACGTCGGTGAGCGTGGCGACGAAGCCGACCACGATCCCCTCGACGTCCTTGAGCGGGCCGACGCTCAGCAGCAGGTCCAGGTCGCGCCCCCGCGCGCCCTCGGCCGCCGTCAGGCTGACCTCCACGCCCCGGACCGTCTCGCCGGAGATGACCCGCGAGATCGGCAGCACGAACGGCGAGCCCGCCGCGCCGCCGCGGCGGATCAGGGGGAAGGCCTCGTCGAAGCCCAGCCCCCGCGGATCTCGCCCGCAGAGCCGCCGGACCGCCACGCCGGCGCGGATCAGGGTGCCGCCCGGGTCGCCGACGACGATGGCGTCGACGGCCTGCTCGAGGATCGACCGCGAGAGGGTCTCGGCGGCGACGACCTCGGCGAGCCGGCGCTGGTCGGTCAGGTCGGTGATGATCAGGCAGGCCACCCCCTCGCCGGCCGGCTCGCCCGTCGCCACCCGCACCGGCAGGCTCTCGCCGTCGCCTCGGAGCAGCAGCACCTCGCCCCGCGCCCCCGCGCCCCGGGCGAGGACCTCGGCGAGCGTGGGACGGCCGGCCTCGGCGATCAGGTCGCCGACCGGCCGGCCCAGGATCGCCTCGCTGGGCCGCAGCACGGCCCGGGCGAACGCGCGGTTGGCGTACAGGATCGTGCCGTCGGCCGCCACCGTAAGCGCCGCCTGGTGCATCGCCTCGACGAGGCGGCGATAGGGGTGCTCGGCCGTCTCCAGGGTGATCACCCGGTCGTCCTCGGCGTCGGCGTCGGCCCCGGCGGCGACGACGAAGGCGTCGACCTCGCCGTGGCGGATGGCGCGGATCGTCTCCTCGGCCTCGCCCAGGCGCAGCCGCAGCTCCTCGATCTCGGCCCTCAGCCGCGCGACCGACTCGGCGTCGGCGTCTTGCGCACCGTCCTGAGACATGGCGTCCTCGTCGCGGCGCGATTAGGGGTCGATCTGGAGGCCGACGAGCACGCGGTCGGCGTTGGACAGGTCGCCGATCACCTTCCGGAGCGGCGCGGGGAGCCGGCGGACCAGGGTGGGGATGGCCACGATCTGGTCGGTCCGGGCGCGGGCCGGCTGCTCGACCAGGTCGATCACCTCGATCCGGTAGCGGCCGGCGGCGATGTTCTCCTCGCAGACCCGCCGCAGGTTCGCCAGGGCGGCGACCGACTTGGGCGTCTGGCCGGCGATGTAGAGCCGCAGCTCGATCACCCCGTCGGCTTCGGGCGGGGCCCCGTCGCCCGCGTCCGATTCAAGCTCGCGATCCATGGTCCCCCTCCTTCGTCGGCCGCCTCGGGGCCGCCGTCTCGTCGTCCTCGCCCACCTTGCGGCTCTGCGCCATCGTCTCGCGGTCGAGCGTCCGGCGGCGTTCGCGGGCCTGCGATTCCTCGTCCGTGGCCGTCGCCTCGTCTTCGACCCGGTCCAGATCGGCCCGGAGGGCGGCGATCTGGGCCTCGAGGGCGGCGCGGCGGCGTTCGACCTCGCGGCGGCGGCGGGCGTCCTCCTGCTCGCGGGCCGCCGTCGCGGCCGCCTCGCGCGCCTCCTGGGCGAGCCGCATCGAGCCGGTGAGCACGCCCTCGGGACCCACGTAGACGTCCAGAAGCGCGATGCCGCGGTCGGTCAGCAGGTACTCGCGGATCTGGTTGGAGTGCGCCATGCCGCGCGACTTGAGGATGTACATCCCGCGGTTGCGCTCGCCCCCCAGCTCGATGTCGCGCACCAGGATCCAGCTGTCGATCAGCGACGAGATCCCCAGGTCGGTCTGCTCCAGGCTGGCGTCGCCGGCCGAGTTCAGGCTGGTGAACAGCGCCGTCACCTGGCGGTGCTTCAGCGCGTCGATCAGCCGCAGCAGCATGGCGTGCGCCTCGCCCGGCGTGCCCGCGGAGATCATGTTGCTGATCGGGTCGACCACCACGACGTCCGGGCGGAAGTCGCGGATGAGCTTGAGCATCGACGCCAGGTGGACCTCCAGGCCCGAGAAGGTCGGCCGCGTGGCGTGGAAGAGGAGCAGGCCGTCGTCGATCCAGCGCTGCAGGTCCAGGCCGATCGACCGCGCGTTGCGCACCGCCTGGCTCCGCGACTCCTCGAAGGCGAAGTACAGGCAGCGCTCGCCGCGCCGGCAGGCGGCCTCGGCGAAGTGGCCGGCGAGGCTCGTCTTGCCCGAGCCGGCCGTGCCCGAGACCAGGATGCTCGACCCCCGGTAGAAGCCGCCGCCGCCGAGCATCGCGTCGAGCTGGGGCACGCCGCTGGAGACCCGCTCGTCGGACGCCTCGTGCTGCAGGCCCATCGACGTGACGGGCAGGACGGTGATGCCCTCCTCGTCGATCAGGAACGGGAACTCGTTGGTCCCGTGGCTCGTCCCCCGATACTTGACGACCCGCAGCCGCCGGGTCGAGACCTGGTCGTACACCCTGTGGTCGAGCAGGATGACGCAGTCGGAGACGTACTCCTCCAGGCCCTGCCGGGTCAGCGTGCCGTCGCCCCGCTCGGCGGTGATGACGGCCGTCACCCCCTTCTCCTTCAGCCACCGGAAGAGCCGCCGCAGCTCGGCGCGGAGGACCGCCTCGTTGGAGAGCCCGCCGAAGAGGGTCTCCAGCGTGTCCAGGACGACCCGCTTGGCGCCGATCGAGTCGATCGCCAGCCCCAGGCGGATGAACAGGCCCTCCAGGTCGTACTCGCCGTTCTCCTCGATCTCGCTGCGATCGATGTGCACGTAGTCGACGGCGAAGCGGCCCTCCTCGACCAGGCGGTCGAGGTCGAAGCCGAGCGAGCGGACGTTCTGCGTCAGCTCCTCCTCGCTCTCTTCGAAGGCCATGAAGACGCCGGGCTCGCCGTGCAGGAGCACTCCCTTGACCAGGAACTCCATGCCGAACAGCGTCTTGCCGCAGCCGGCGCTGCCGCAGATCAGCGTGGGCCGGCCCCGGGGCAGGCCGCCCCCCAGGATCTCGTCCAGGCCCTCGATCCCCGTCGGGACCTTGGGCAGCGCCCGGGCCTCGCGCCCGACGCCCCCCCGGCCCCCCACGGCCGTCGTTTCCGCCCCGTTGCTCATCGCTCCCCGCCTTCGTCCCCGACCGCGCCGGCGCGTCCCGGCCGCGCCTCGGGGGCCGACCGGCCCTCGACGCGCAGCAGCATCGCCTCCAGCTCGTTCTTCTCGTAGAGCCGATAGCCGTTCACGGGATGGCGGCGCGGCGTCAGCTTGGCGGACCGGTCCCAGTTCCGCAGGGTCTCGGCCGAGACGCCCAGGAATTCGGCCGCCCCCTTGACGGTCAGATACCCGTTCAACCGCCTCGGCATGCCCCGACTCCCCGGCCCGCGCAAACCTACCCAAAGCCTGGTAAGCCCCAGCGAGCTTATCGGAAGGCCGACGCCGCGGTCAAGCGGCCCGCCGCGGCCGATCTCGGCGACCCCTCGGGGGTCGTCGTACGGCGGGTCGCCAGGCCGTCGGAGGAGCATCGGAACGTCGCACGGCGGGATGAATCGCGAACACGCGGTCAATCCGGGGATTCGACCGTCCATTCGCACTCGTAGACGTAGCCCGCCTCCGCATTGACGATCGACCAGGCGATGATCGAGCCGTAGGGATGGTCGATCGTATACTGCGACTCGATCTCCCGGACCGTGGCAGGGTCTCCCGCGGCGTAGCGGATGAGGCGGTAGTCCTTGTACGGCCGCGATTCCGGGAAGAGGACCCACACCGAGGCCTGCTCGGTCGCGGCGGGCGGCGAGTACCGCAGCCAGTTCTCGTGCGCGCCCTTGCGCGCCTCGAAGTCGTGGACGGTCGCCTCGATCTCGACGTCGATCGGGCTCCCGGCCCGAACCTTGGACACGTCGAACGCGAGTTCCCAGGTGGTCTCCGACTTGCCGGTTTCGGGGGGGATGCGGCGCACGACGGGCTTCAGCTTTTCCGGGCCGCCCTGGAAGTCGATCCGATCGAAGGGGACGCGGGGGTACTGAAGGACGAACACGGACTCGTCCCCCCGTTTCTTGATGCGGACCCGCCTGTAATAGTGCGCGGCGTCCCGCGACTTCGACCGCCGCCAGTCGCGCAGGTCGACGATGCTGGTGTCGCTCAGGAACTCGAACCCGCGGTAGTCCACGTTCCGGGACGCCTGGGCGACCTCCTGGACCGGGAGCGGGGTCCACGACGGGGCGGTCGTCCGCTGGACGATCTCCAGGATCTTGCGGAAGTCCGGGCTGCCGTGGGTGATCGCGTCGACGATCACGGCGTTGGCGTTCGCCTGCCGTCGGTAGCGGTACAACGCCACCGGGAGCACGCCGAGCAGCAGGACGAGCAGCGGGATGTAGACGTAGGTGGGCCAGTCGTGGAGGTCGAGCAGCGTGCTCCAGACGCGACGATTCGCCGAGCCGCGGAGCTGCTGGGCCTGTCGAGTCACGAGGGCGGTCACGGGCGGCGAGGCGTCGCCGGGCCGGGCCGCGTCGCCGCGGGCCGTCGGCGGGTGCTGCGGATCGTCGCCGTCCGACCGCTTCATGGGGTCCCACGGCGGCGAGGAGGGCAGGCTCGACCCGTAGAGGTCGGGGCGGGTCCGGCACTGTTTCCGGGCCACGCAGTAGCCGTGCTGGACCAGCGCGGTGATCTCCAGAGGCGAGAAGCGATCGATGTCCGTCCGGACGTTGGCCACCTCGGACTGGATGACCGCGTGGAGCGCCGTGGGGTCGTCGCCCGGCGCGACCTGGTCCAGGGACGCCACGAACAGGAAGCGGGGATCGTCCTGGAACTTCTGCTTCTCGAGCTGGCCGACGCGATCCCAGAGGATGTCGGTGGCTCGCATGGCCCGGCCGATCATCCCCAACGGCTTGGGCCGGATGATGCTGAACGTCTTGCCGACGTCGCTCACGATGATCTGGTCGAGCGACGGGTCGAGGTCCTCGATCAGGTCCATCGCCCGCACGCCCAGGTTGTCGTAGACGCCGCCGTCGGTGAACGTCTGCGGCGGGAACTCGCCATCCGAAAGCCCGAGGTCGTCGGCCGTGATCAGCGGCGGGGGG
Proteins encoded in this window:
- a CDS encoding patatin-like phospholipase family protein is translated as MPRLGLALSGGGLRATLFHLGVVRFLHDAGRLGEVTHIVSVSGGSILGAHLALNWGRYTGSAADFDEAAAKIIDFVRADARNQIARRIPFLVPLRQLQRLSPRGPSRALTPTGLLEKLYAKHLYGDARVHQLPDTPELHLLTTNVSEGGLCSFTKAGLIMQHRTPGGVKVEVLPARLASIALAVTASSAFPGFFPPPLITADDLGLSDGEFPPQTFTDGGVYDNLGVRAMDLIEDLDPSLDQIIVSDVGKTFSIIRPKPLGMIGRAMRATDILWDRVGQLEKQKFQDDPRFLFVASLDQVAPGDDPTALHAVIQSEVANVRTDIDRFSPLEITALVQHGYCVARKQCRTRPDLYGSSLPSSPPWDPMKRSDGDDPQHPPTARGDAARPGDASPPVTALVTRQAQQLRGSANRRVWSTLLDLHDWPTYVYIPLLVLLLGVLPVALYRYRRQANANAVIVDAITHGSPDFRKILEIVQRTTAPSWTPLPVQEVAQASRNVDYRGFEFLSDTSIVDLRDWRRSKSRDAAHYYRRVRIKKRGDESVFVLQYPRVPFDRIDFQGGPEKLKPVVRRIPPETGKSETTWELAFDVSKVRAGSPIDVEIEATVHDFEARKGAHENWLRYSPPAATEQASVWVLFPESRPYKDYRLIRYAAGDPATVREIESQYTIDHPYGSIIAWSIVNAEAGYVYECEWTVESPD
- a CDS encoding MerR family DNA-binding transcriptional regulator, which produces MPRRLNGYLTVKGAAEFLGVSAETLRNWDRSAKLTPRRHPVNGYRLYEKNELEAMLLRVEGRSAPEARPGRAGAVGDEGGER
- a CDS encoding circadian clock KaiB family protein, with the translated sequence MDRELESDAGDGAPPEADGVIELRLYIAGQTPKSVAALANLRRVCEENIAAGRYRIEVIDLVEQPARARTDQIVAIPTLVRRLPAPLRKVIGDLSNADRVLVGLQIDP
- a CDS encoding PAS domain-containing hybrid sensor histidine kinase/response regulator translates to MSQDGAQDADAESVARLRAEIEELRLRLGEAEETIRAIRHGEVDAFVVAAGADADAEDDRVITLETAEHPYRRLVEAMHQAALTVAADGTILYANRAFARAVLRPSEAILGRPVGDLIAEAGRPTLAEVLARGAGARGEVLLLRGDGESLPVRVATGEPAGEGVACLIITDLTDQRRLAEVVAAETLSRSILEQAVDAIVVGDPGGTLIRAGVAVRRLCGRDPRGLGFDEAFPLIRRGGAAGSPFVLPISRVISGETVRGVEVSLTAAEGARGRDLDLLLSVGPLKDVEGIVVGFVATLTDVTELRRAEEALREADRRKDEFLATLAHELRNPLSAIANAARVARLAPDEASGRGWALDVVDRQGRQLAHLVDDLLDVSRISLGKIELRKEALDARVVVERAAQAVRPQLAAKSQALDLALDEGPLPVDADPTRLEQVLVNLLANASKYTDASGRIAIVARAEGGRATLRVEDDGIGIAPGDLGRIFELFGQVDDSIARSHGGLGIGLTLVRRLVELHGGDVAAESAGLGRGSAFTVRLPLAREAAEAPAPAVAAPPSRPPAGGRILLVDDNVDGVSGLARLLRERGFDVRTAHDGPAALAAAEADLPAVAVLDIGLPGMDGYELAARLRGRFGGRVALYAVSGYGREEDVRRAKQAGFDGYLVKPVDVDMLLQSLPTAAAPRAGR
- the kaiC gene encoding circadian clock protein KaiC, translated to MSNGAETTAVGGRGGVGREARALPKVPTGIEGLDEILGGGLPRGRPTLICGSAGCGKTLFGMEFLVKGVLLHGEPGVFMAFEESEEELTQNVRSLGFDLDRLVEEGRFAVDYVHIDRSEIEENGEYDLEGLFIRLGLAIDSIGAKRVVLDTLETLFGGLSNEAVLRAELRRLFRWLKEKGVTAVITAERGDGTLTRQGLEEYVSDCVILLDHRVYDQVSTRRLRVVKYRGTSHGTNEFPFLIDEEGITVLPVTSMGLQHEASDERVSSGVPQLDAMLGGGGFYRGSSILVSGTAGSGKTSLAGHFAEAACRRGERCLYFAFEESRSQAVRNARSIGLDLQRWIDDGLLLFHATRPTFSGLEVHLASMLKLIRDFRPDVVVVDPISNMISAGTPGEAHAMLLRLIDALKHRQVTALFTSLNSAGDASLEQTDLGISSLIDSWILVRDIELGGERNRGMYILKSRGMAHSNQIREYLLTDRGIALLDVYVGPEGVLTGSMRLAQEAREAAATAAREQEDARRRREVERRRAALEAQIAALRADLDRVEDEATATDEESQARERRRTLDRETMAQSRKVGEDDETAAPRRPTKEGDHGSRA